The window AAACCACCAatagatacatttttttaaggaacGCTTGGAAGTAAACTAGATTCCATTCCAAATCTAATACCTGCTGTAATGACTGGAATAGTCATTTCTTCTTGCTGATTCAAcattttacattctttcttATTAATCAATTTAGAAAAGTCAAGTAGAGAATACTGGCCTGTTACAAATAGTGAAATGTTTCGGGTATTTTTCAGAGAACCAAGAGTTACATGTTATACCTGTTCAGGATTTCAAAAGCAGGACTGGGCAAAGGCCAAGTTTTCATGTCTTCTGAATCTACCTTTTCAGCACAGTGGTTGTCTGACACAGTTTGTGAGAACTCACTGCAGGCAGATGCTAGCAGAATTACTTCATTCTGCCAGGTAAAGGACGTTTTAGTTGGGATTTTAATGGTCTTTAAGTATAGGTAGAATTATCTCCAGGTAAGCACTATACACATACAAATCAGTAGTTCACTGTATTAACCACTGAGTACTTCAGACATTTTTAGACCTTGAGCAGATGATTTGAGCATTGCTATCTTTGACAGTGCTTTAGCCAACTAAATCTAAGACTTTCTTCAGGTTCATATTTCTTCAGTGGATCTGGACTTATTTATCCTGATGAAGAGCCTTCCAGAAATCAAGTGATAATCATCTGATATTGGGCCACTTTCCTTTACACACATACACTTTACTTCACCCTTCTGTGAATTTTTTATTCTGTACTCTGCCACGCTCCTACCCCCTGTAACAATGGATTAGTTGAGGACCTTCCTTGCTGCTCACCTGTCCcttttttctctattattcCAGGTCATTCCCTTTCCTGCTGCTAACAGAGCAAAAGTAAGTTTGCATAGTCTAGTGTTAGAGAATAGTATGTTGTATACAGAAACATCTTCTTAAGAATGGAAACCtattaattctgttttgtatGATTACTCCTTTATATTCcctgctgaaataattttcttttgcttatcaGCTTCACTGTAGGATATCACAGGCATCGTGctttcaaacaggaaaaaaaatgtccagtTGTATATATCTAAAGAATTTGGTATTCTCATGTTTTCCCCGATAATGGGTATTTATCAATCATAAGCTAGAAAATATTGTCTCTTTGGCAAGCAAATAGAGCTCATAGGCAGAGTTCTCAGTGTTTGCTTATTGATTGTGAGGATTTGTTCTGGTTAGGCTAATTAACACATCTGCTCTACCACATACACCCAGAAAGGAATgagcacagaaaagcaacagattttGAGTGCTTGGCCATTGTTACAGATGGGGAAGGATACCTGACCTTGCAATGAGTTGATTTCTTTTACTGTAAAGCATTTGTCAGTGAAGAGattctgaaaatctgaatgcAGATGTCTTTCAGACTAACAAATATTCCAGAATAACTGAGTAACATTGAAGTTACTATTCATTAACTGCTAGAACTTTGTCATGAATCTGATTACAATTACATTCCATTAATGTAAACACATGATAAAAACTGTGTGCATCTCAACAAACTGAGAagtataaatataattttaggAATAGCCACAAAAAAATGGCTTATAGATGTAGTCCATGCGAAGCCTTAATCgtcttgtttttactttgtCAGTTGTTACAGTTCTAATTCTTACCATGCATTTGCGATCATCCACCCCAGCTAAATCCTCCTCAAACTCCTTTCCTACATCAAATTCCATGATGTAGTTTCTAAAAGTGCTTAGCGTTTTAATGATCATATGATCCCCATTCTGAAGGATTTCTTTGTCAGGTTTTAGCAAGTTTGctatttttcttacagcaacatttacatctgaaaaagaaaaaaagagttattttaATCCAGAAACATCAACCACAGAAAGAGGCTTGTAGCTCTTGGGAGGACTAAAGTgaacaaagataaataaatgtCCAGATCTTTTAGGCCAGCTTGCTTATAAAGAAGAAGTCCATAGCCTAGTTTTGTTAACTAAGTTCGTGTCTTGATTTGCTACTTGTATATGACAGTTAGTAAGGGTACCAGTATTTCTATAGAAATGGTAgcattttacatatttcatcacatgcaaacacacaaaactGCATCAATTACATTATCATCTCCGTAGCATGCAAAACTTTCACTCTTTTTCAAATTATGTTTGGGTTTTAAATTTGAGATCTGCCACTTACCTCTTTCAGCTATGTAGTTTAATCGCTATAAATGGAAACTCCGTAATGTTAAAAACTAGATTGCTTAAGACAATTTTGCACAGAGCAATTCTTAGTTCctgaaaaaattctttcttgCAAAGATGCTTTATGGCCTAACAAGTAAAAATAGATTCATGTGAAGATTAAGGTAGTTTACATTTATTGATTATTTGTTAAAGAAACATGAAGGGAACCTTACCCAGTGCTTTGAGATACTCCTCAAAATTGTCATTGCTGATCATTTTCCAGTAACCATTGAAATCTGCAGGCATCTCTACTTTAGGTAATTGTCAAAATCAGCCTCAGGTTCTGCACCTTACAGCTCACTGCCTTTCTTTGTGGCAAGTCTGAACTCCGGTTTCTTTTATCTGGTTTTTAGACCACGTAGCTGTGCAAGTCCTTCTAATCCGATTATTGTTGTAGAGTTGCCTTTAAATCCTTCCACAAAGCTGAACTTCTGAGATTTCCAGTGACAGCAGGATGACTTGATTTAAACGGAATGATACATTCATCTTCCCTGTAACTTTTGTAAAGCTACTGATTATCTGGAAATCCATTTTAACCATAACAATTCTTTTTTCATGCCACTAAGGAACAAGTTCCTTTAAATGGTTTAAATTTAGGTTATTAGCCAAGGCTATACAAGTGTATaccttgtgtgtttttttgaGGGATATCCTACAACTTTGAATATGTTCATCTATTTTATGCCACCTCCTTTATGGAAAAGAAGTCATACAGACCCTCACACAGCAACCTGTGCCTGCATTAACTTGTTCCATGACCTCCTTAATTCTACCTGTGGAGCTGCTCAGGCAGTTGAGAACTCAAAAAGGGGCAGTTAGGCATAAGAAGCAGTGGTTACTTCCATACATGAATAAATGATGCATCACAACAGAATGTATAATTTCAGTTAATTTAAGCAACACTGGAGCAAAGAAGTAGCTTCATAGAGATTAACTTACTTCTTATGTGCTTTTAcagcaatattttgtttcctaaataaataaaaacactaatatttcctttttaattgaaaacaaaaaaacacccttaaAGCTAAAAAGTAGCATCCTGTTTTAAGGATGAGAGCAATTAgcaattttaaaacaagaaaaattcaaacaaattacTTGTATGTTGCATCCAGTGCTTCCAGAGGTTAAAGAGTCAAACAACATAAGACATACGTAAACAACAAATACAGCTTGactagaaagaaaattcttgTCTGCAAAGATATTAAAATGCCACAGATTTGAGATTTTAGCAGAAAGTACCTATCACGTTACAGAAATCTGTCTTGGCAATATAAAGGTGCCTAACTAGCATGACCCGCAGGAAGCAAGGGAGCTTTTGCTTTATAGAAGActcaaataaaaagcattacTGCTTTACCTTCGTGTATCAACACGAAAGTTTAGTTATGGAAATCTGGGtgatttttaattctaattCAGTACAGAAGAAATTAGGCTGATGTCTTTTTACCCACATAGTTTGAATTTTAAGTTTGGAAGTCTGAAGATCTCTATTCTCCTTGCAGTAAGCAACGCTCTTTCTTGCTGAAAACTAGAGATAGAAGCACAACCTAACATCTTATTGGACATCAATATTCAACAAAGTATCTTATAACTCAGCTTTGCACCTTGGGGAGCTACTTCAGGGAAAGGgtactgatatttttattttaagcgGGAAGCACAGAAAACTTCTATTCAGTTTGATTCTTCTCATGTAGGATACctttctgcagggagctgaacAAGGGTTATGCTAGTAGATATAACTACTGCACATTCCAAAATACTAACCATACTGTATGTTTTAGGGTGCTTTAGCCTCCATACATCACTTCATTACAACCTTATTTCAGATCTAACGGGTTAGAAAAGTAATTGTCAACTATAAGATGGAGTATCTTACTCTTACTAAGTTACGTTAACTGAATTTTGCACAATCCCAGAGTAGGAATGGGAGGAGCAATTACTTCAGGATAACAAACTTCCACCTTTGCCATCTTTTACAATTCACTTTCAAAATGCATAGACTTACCAGCCATAGATAGCCACTGTAGATGCTGAGATCAGAAAGCCAGTATTCCTGTAGAGCCAATGGAAGAAAGGAGGGCTTATCCAAGCCTGATGGCATAGGAGCCTGACTCGAATAATCTCAAGTATGCACTGAAAGAATTTCCCTTTCACAAATAAGATGCTTTAAACCAAGCTGTGTATGCCCCCATGTTTCCACCTTTACCCTGTACAGAGCTATACTATGCAAGCAGAGTTCCTTATTTCAAAGAGACAATATCCAAGTAGTTCCAGTACCTTAGACCAAAAATCCTTGAAGTCCATAGGCCAATTTCAGCAGTGCAAAGGTATTATGATACTTTCTTTAGAAATTCACCtacattttattaattctgAGTCAAATGTGTACTTTTATGTTAGGAAACAATTTGCATTTTGATGGCACTACAGAAAATGTCAAGTGCTAGCACTCATTCAGTGTGAAGAAGTAGCAGCAACTTGCTTTCAGACA of the Numida meleagris isolate 19003 breed g44 Domestic line chromosome 4, NumMel1.0, whole genome shotgun sequence genome contains:
- the RBP1 gene encoding retinol-binding protein 1, producing the protein MPADFNGYWKMISNDNFEEYLKALDVNVAVRKIANLLKPDKEILQNGDHMIIKTLSTFRNYIMEFDVGKEFEEDLAGVDDRKCMTTVSWDGDKLLCIQKGEKEDRGWTQWIEGDEMHLEIRVCGVKCKQVFKKVQ